A genomic region of Arvicola amphibius chromosome X, mArvAmp1.2, whole genome shotgun sequence contains the following coding sequences:
- the LOC119805038 gene encoding propionyl-CoA carboxylase beta chain, mitochondrial-like, which translates to MAAAVRAAAAAGARLRVLNCGLCSTTRSLCSQPVTVNESIDNKRGAALQGRGQRHIDAQHKRGKLTARERISLLLDPGSFVESDMFVEHRCADFGMAADKNKFPGDSVVTGRGRINGRLAYVFSQDFTVFGGSLSGAHAQKICKIMDQALTVGAPVIGLNDSGGARIQEGVESLAGYADIFLRNVTASGVIPQISLIMGPCAGGAVYSPALTDFTFMVKDTSYLFITGPEVVKSVTTEDVTQEQLGGAKTHTTVSGVAHRAFDNDVDALCNLREFFNYLPLSSQDPAPICECHDPSDRLVPELDTIVPLESSKAYDMLDIIHSVIDEREFFEIMPNYAKNIVVGFARMNGRTVGVVGNQPKMASGCLDINSSVKGACFVRFCDAFNILLITFVDVPGFLPGTAQEYGGIIWHGAKLLYAFAEATVPKITVITRKAYGGAYDVMISKHLLGDTNYAWPTAEIAVMGAKGAVEIIFKGHQDVEAAQAEYVEKFANPFPAAVRGFVDDIIQPSSTRALVCCDLEVLASKKVHRPWRKHANIPL; encoded by the exons ATGGCGGCGGCGgtgcgggcggcggcggcggctggaGCGAGGCTCAGGGTTCTCAACTGCGGCCTCTGCAGCACGACCCGCAGCCTTTGCAGCCAGCCGGTTACAGTAAACGAGAGCATCGACAACAAGCGCGGTGCCGCGCTGCAGGGCAGAGGCCAGCGCCACATCGACGCGCAGCACAAGCGAGGAAAGCTAACCGCCAGGGAGCGGATCAGCCTCCTGCTGGACCCCGGCAGCTTTGTGGAGAGTGACATGTTTGTGGAACACAGATGTGCTGACTTCGGGATGGCTGCTGATAAGAATAAG tttcCTGGAGATAGCGTGGTCACTGGACGGGGCCGAATCAATGGAAGACTGGCTTATGTCTTCAGTCAGGATTTTACTGTTTTTGGAGGCAGTCTGTCAGGAGCACATGCTCAAAAGATCTGCAAAATCATGGACCAGGCCTTAACCGTAGGGGCGCCAGTGATCGGGCTGAACGACTCCGGGGGCGCCCGAATCCAGGAGGGGGTGGAGTCCTTGGCCGGCTACGCAGACATCTTCCTGAGGAATGTCACGGCATCCGGCGTCATCCCTCAGATTTCTCTGATCATGGGCCCATGCGCTGGTGGGGCCGTCTACTCCCCTGCCCTAACAGACTTCACATTCATGGTCAAGGACACATCCTACCTGTTTATCACTGGCCCTGAAGTCGTGAAGTCTGTTACCACTGAGGATGTCACTCAGGAGCAGCTGGGTGGTGCCAAGACCCACACCACTGTGTCAGGTGTGGCCCACAGAGCTTTCGACAATGATGTGGATGCCCTGTGTAACCTACGTGAGTTCTTCAACTACCTGCCCCTCAGTAGCCAGGACCCAGCTCCGATCTGCGAGTGCCATGATCCAAGTGACCGCCTGGTTCCTGAGCTGGACACAATCGTCCCTTTGGAGTCAAGCAAGGCCTACGACATGCTGGACATCATACACTCAGTGATTGATGAGAGAGAGTTTTTTGAGATCATGCCCAATTATGCAAAGAACATTGTTGTTGGCTTTGCAAGAATGAATGGGAGGACCGTTGGAGTTGTCGGCAACCAGCCCAAGATGGCCTCAGGGTGCTTGGACATTAATTCATCTGTGAAGGGGGCTTGCTTTGTCAGATTCTGTGATGCATTCAACATTCTGCTCATCACTTTTGTTGATGTCCCTGGCTTCCTGCCTGGCACAGCCCAGGAATATGGTGGCATCATCTGGCATGGTGCCAAGCTGCTCTATGCGTTCGCTGAAGCAACCGTGCCCAAAATCACAGTCATCACCAGGAAGGCCTATGGAGGTGCCTATGATGTCATGATCTCCAAACATCTTCTTGGTGACACCAACTATGCCTGGCCCACAGCTGAGATTGCAGTCATGGGTGCCAAGGGTGCTGTGGAGATCATCTTCAAAGGACACCAAGATGTGGAAGCCGCCCAGGCAGAATATGTGGAGAAATTCGCCAATCCTTTCCCTGCAGCCGTGAGAGGGTTCGTGGATGACATCATCCAGCCGTCCTCTACTCGTGCCCTGGTATGCTGTGACCTGGAAGTCTTGGCCAGCAAGAAGGTCCATCGTCCTTGGAGGAAGCATGCAAATATCCCACTGTGA